The Scylla paramamosain isolate STU-SP2022 chromosome 32, ASM3559412v1, whole genome shotgun sequence sequence CCCGGCAGGAGAAGAtgcagtgaaaggaaaaaaaaatattgtgtgtgACTGAGGAGGAGCGCAGAAGACAGAGCACTTTGGGGAAGTTGATCCGAAAGAAGATAACAACAGTAGATCAATacacatgaaaatgcaagtaatAAAAACACGCAGCCTTGCAGGAAGACCAATACTAATGCTTAACTTGATTACCAGTGCCATCACCAGCGCCACCAATAACAGCAAATGTCTCGTGCTTCATAACGATGCCAATACTCGAATCTAataacaactaccaccactaccaccgccatcatcacctAGACCACGCGTATGACAAAGGATCATATTGTGAAGCACTTCCACACCGCACCTACATTACTTTTAAAGGGCTCTAATTGAAGCTATACGAGTTTTTAAAGGTGCTCTATGGTCTACTGAGAAATTAATAAGAtatctacattattagcagaaaagaaaaaaaagacactcttGAGAACGCGGCTAATCTCTGTGGgttttgaaaacagtcttgttgaagtgacacgagtttttagggatgttttttggttctaatgacaaattaacaagatctcttcgttattaacgggagaaaaactctttgagaacacggctaatcatctctgtaccCTTTGAAAAGAATCTTGATGAGCTGACACtagttttaagggtgttttatggttctagtgataaattaacaagatttctacgttattaacaggagaaacacccttgagacaGCAAAGGAATGAATCGCCAGTAATCAAACAACAGACAGGAAGGTGTCTTATGTACAGGCGAGGTCAGGAGGCGAGTTAACTTCTACACTTATTCACTACTGTGCTTTGTGCTTGCCTTACTCCGAAGTTCGATGATCTAACAAGAATCTAGGTTTGTAAGGAGACTATCAGAGGACTTAGGAgaatgttggaggaggagagtaattttcttcgttctttttcctgctgtgttttgtgcttgtttcaCTTCCAAGTCCCGTGATATGCTGAGAATTGAGTTATAgggttttgtaaggagactgtcaaGTTACCATAGGATTTTGAAGGAAGttagaggaggagagtaacTTTATATATGCTTTTCCTACCATGTATTTTGCGGTTCTTAAACTGAAGATCTATGATATGCTAATGATTTAATTACCGGGTTTtataaggagactgtcagcatATTGTGTATTTGTATAACATTGTAACTCAAATAATTCTAGACTATGTGAATGACGTTGCAGTCCCAATCTTTTCaatacatgttttatttttccttcataaacTCTCCAAGATCACTCATATAGACTCAGCATTGCGTCACTAGCAGCCAAGGATTTAGGACCAAGCGAAGGAGCAAAACACAGTAGAGAGTAGATTCCTCGTCTTGTGCCAATGATTATACAGAAATATCTTCCCAATTGAGACGTAAGTGGAGTTGAATCGACTTTGACATCCCCGTTACTGGTACATCCTTCTAAGTGTCCTTTGAAGCTCCATCTAATCCCGAATGCTGACTATTCTTCCCCTTATTGTGGTAATCTTGACGTATCCATTCAGtgcctcttcttctctcatgcTACGGAGttcctttatcctttccttaCAATATCAACggtaaaataaaagcaaattaaGATGTAGTAGTAATTTTATCCCTTATTTTCGTAATTCTGTGGTATCTTGTGCTTCTTCTCTCATGCTACTGAGAAGAAGTAATCCCTTTCCTTATTGTAATAATCTGAAGGTATTCATACTTTGTTTCTactttttatgttcttgttttcttataatTCGGAGCTAATAATGCGTTAACTCTACTTCCTTCAAGTTAAAAATAGCTTTCTTTAAAACACAAACAGTAAAAAGTGAAAACGAACCAAGACACAGTAATATAATCCCATTGAAAGCTTCCTCACGATCCCCTTACAACTTCCCTATCTTAACACTCACTACagcatccttctccctcccttaggTCCCTGACACAGTAACATATCACCTTTGAAAGCTTCTCTAAGGTACCCCTACAACATTCCTACCTCCACCACTCGGTATagcatccttctccctctctttaggTCCCTgacgcccgccccgccccgccccgcccagccccgccACGTTCCGCCACGGCCCACCAAGATGAGCACCCGTCGCCAGCTGTCGTGGAGGGCGCGGCAAGGAGGGGAGCGCCTTCGTCAGGAGAGTCGCAAGGCCGCTGTGTCGTGCTGCCAAGACTTCCTCACCCTGCGTCTGGTGCCTCTCAAGATTACGTTCTTCGTGATtatgggaggtgagagagagagagagagagagagagagagagagggggggggagggggtgaggaatGTGTGTTGTTAGGTAATTTTACTCTTAGATGACAAAATGAGTTAATGGAGTTTTGTGTGtaaatgtaagtgtgtgtgtgtgtgtgtgtgtgtgtgtgtgtgtgtgtgtgtgtgtgtgtgtgtgtgtgtgtgtgtgtgtgtgtatctgtgtcttTCTACCTAAACTTCTCCTACCATAAAACACACCAACACGTGTATACAGGCAAAAGCAAGTGATAGTCTTTCTCTCATCAACCACCAAACATCAGGAATTATCTTCCCAAATCTCTTCTCCTATTAAGATACACAATAACACTAGTATACAAGTAAACAACACATGATAATCTCTCTTAAAACACCCTCAGTATACCCAAACTTCCGCTTGTCCATTCCACACTCATCGTTTCTACCATCGCTACTAAGCAAAAGTAAAAACAAgtgatatctctctctcaaacacccTTAATCTTCCCAAACTTTCCTGTGTCTATACTAAACACTCCTCGTCTCTACCACTCATCACTGCCAAGCTGAAGTAAAAACAAGTGATATCTTTCTCTCAAACACTCTCAATCTACCCAAACTTTCCCACTGTCCATACTAAACACTACTCTCTACTGGCCGGCACTGTCAACCAACAGAGATCCCCCAGCCGGCCCAGCGCAACACAAATGATCGCATCAAGTTTGGGCAACGCGATAGGTGCAAGTTTTCTCCTCCGGCCAATCTCACGTTGAAAATTCTTCCTCCGTACGTCTCGTAGGAATTCTGCGGGAgcgtgtgagaggaggagatatTGCGGAAGCGCGAGACTTACGAAATTAAAGGCTCCAGAAATACTACTTCGCTTTGGAActtgaaaagggagggaagtattTGGGGTCTTGTGACAAAATGTGAACTAGGGCTTGAGAAACAGTAATACCCtttgaaattgaaaaaaaagaaggaatgtaagCGAAATTTTGTACTAGAATGTAAACTAGAAACTTGATAAATTGTAATACGCTTTGgaatttaaaaaaaggaaagaatattcgAGATTTTGTGGCAGAATATAAACTGGAGGCTTGAAAAATAGTAATGCAtctcaaaactaaaaaaaaaaaaaaaggaagaaagcattAGGGATTTTATAACGGAATGTGAACTGTAAAATTCAGAAATAATACTGCAATTTGAAACtatgaaaaattataaagttTCGGAGATTTCCAGTTCAAATTAAGCGGAATATCAAATAGTAACTTAAAAATAATCATCGTACTTTGAAACttcacagaaaaagagagattcAGTCTTTAATGcgaagaaaatatgaatgaaaggtTTGAAAATTACTATTAAGTTTACGAAATGAGAAATAAGTTAAAGAAAAGTATtggagtttctttttatttctatttgttttagTTTCAGTGTCTTgtattttctgtctgtctgtctatctgtctatataaaGTGTCTCCATATATCAGTctatcttcttccccctctctctcttccatcttccatttctccctccctctcactcttttccctccccttccctcacttcctcttactTACAGAaccttttacatttattttgcagtttttcttcacttctttactttatttcttagtTTCATTGTCTTAAATCACTTATGTcttctccttgtctgtctgtttattttcagtccttctattctctctctctctctctctctctctctctctctctctctctctctctctctctctctctctctctctctcccttccttcctcttatttacAGAAATCTTTTACGTTTCTCTCCTtctaaacacacaacacacagttcCCAAATTTCACAGCATAAATAAcctacaggaactgccacgtgtaggtctggcgacttcctgcagcttcccttatctttCTTGTTATTATGTTAAATGAGTATGTCGGTGAAATGTACGATAATTATCCGGAGCTTTCAAGTATCGTATATCATTTCTCGCCTCAATTAAAACTTATATTGCACAtgttttcacttctctctttacTTGAATTTTGCATTACTTAGCATTTATCGtcgctggctctctctctctctctctctctctctctctctctctctctctctctctctctctctctctctctctctctctctctctctctccatccctcatcCCCTACACCCACTATCAGTCCTCCAACTAagtgacaagacaaaaaaacagagaaaaattaagaaaaccatgCACATTCTAACCCAaacaatgcatttttttcttcctccttcccacagcTACTCAGTGCGTGGACCCCTTCATCCCACTGCTGCTGAGGGCGTTGGGTCTTACACTGGAGGAGACGGGGCTAGTGTTTGCCATCAGCCCCCTCATCCCTATATTCGCTCCTCTGCTGGCAGGGTTGGTGGCAGACAAGATTGGAAACTTCCGGGTTGGTTGAGTCGAGAGCTTTCACgtaacaaggaaaggaaggggaggaacgagagggaggggcagggaagggaggaagggagggaaagggatagagaggggaaggaggaaggataaggaaagggaagtgtagggaagaggatggaggaagtaagggaaaggaaaggaggggaagggagagggaggaagggagagagagggagggaagggaaagacggGAGAGAAAGCATGAAGGGTAAGAAGGGAACGGAGTgagagcaagagaagaaaggaaagggagggatgaggaagagggagatggagagggagagggagaaggagaggaaggaaagggtaaatagaggaagagagtgcATGTTAGTGTTTCAAGTGCCGAGTTGTTATGTTACTGTATTCCTTCAATTGTTCTTTCCGTGACCTTCTTCCGTTTAGGTTGTCCTGttctttgtttgcttttgtACTTAAGTTCTTGTGGTTTCATGGTAGCGCTTGTTTGTTCTTTATAATGATTCAGCGTTAGTCTTTTCTTTGCCTGGTTCTTATTTTggtgtcttattttcttattatgaaGCCTCAGTagctcttgtttttctcctcctcctattcctcctcctctttcaatcATATTCTTGTCTGAGGGTGTTTATATTTTTCGGCACTATGATTCAGTAATGTCTTCTTCTCTTTggtgctttattttcttgttataaaGTCTCTAcgatcctcttccttcttattttcctcttcttccttctccattccatCAGTTCACTCCTTACTTCCCTCGTAGcaatttttccttatctctaATTTCCCGGTGGTATAataatctttcctcttttcttctgcaATGTTTGgtgtcttcctttcttgctaTGAAGCCTTATTGAtcattattcttctcctccttctcttccattagTTCacacctttctccttcttccttgtctctcgTAGTATAATgacccttcttctcttccccccgtgtgtttgatgttttattttcttgttattaaaTCTCATTgatcctctttctccacctcatcctcctctttctcttccatttcattAATCTACTCTTCACTTTCTTCGTAGCAaattctcctcatctctcattCCCGACGGTATaattatccttcttctcttcccttaaaTTGTCTGATGTCTCAGTTTCTTGTCATGAAGTCTCAATGACCTTTATTTTTGTCCCTCATTAATTCACACTTTACTTTCCTCATAGTAGATTCTCCTAAAAACAACCCGTCTTCTCCTACaatgatgattctctctctccccgcagtGCATCCTGGTGTTCACAGTGGCCCTGAGCGGCGTGGTGTCCCTCGTCAACATCGCCATCCCGCCAGCACGTaccacactcaaacactccccGAATATTAGCTTCAGCCTCACCTGCGAAGAGGGGAGCTTCGTCCTGACGCCCGTGCCTCCCGCGAGTGACGGCGACGAGTGCGAATTCCTGGACGAAACGCTGACGGTGCTGTCTCTGGAGGCCAAGAACTGCGGGTACACTTGTCCAGACCCCGCCGTGGTGCTTCCTACCAAGGTGATGAAGGatatgaagaagatgaaggttCTGCAGGCGGTGAACTCCACGTTGTATCATGTCTGTAAGGTTCAGGGTGGGGTTGAGGACGGCGGGACGCAGCAGAAGTGTTTCCGCAAGAATCTCAACAAGACGCGAAAAGCCGAAAACATGCCCAGGTCCTTCCAAATCCACAATCTGATCTTACCACTCTCCGGAGTCACGCAAATCGGCGGTGAGATCTCCGTCCTAAACTACACAATGTCTAAAGAGGCGATCACCAGCTTTGAGTGCATCAAGGGGGTGGTGCCAAAGAAAATCACCATTCCCAAGATATCACTGGAGGAAACCCCGCGATTCGAGAAGGATAAGGCGTCTGTTTCCTGTCACTTTCACTGCCTGGCCCAGTTGCCGCACAAGGAGGCATGTGTCAAGAGGCCTCTGAGCATGGAGCATAACGTGGCTCTCAGTTTCTGGTTCTTCGTCACCATTAACACCCTCGGCAAGCTCCTCATCGGCCTCTCCTACACGCTCTTCGAAGTGGCGGTGCTGGCAATACTCAAGGAATACGGTTTTGATTACGGTCTTCAGCGCATCTACGGTTCTATCGGCGGGATGGTCTTCGCGCCTCTCTCCGGCCTGGCCATTGACTATCTCGGCAAGGGAGGACGCTATACAGACTATCAGTAAGTGGGGTTTTGTTCGTGTCGCTTTTGGGGGTTTGAAAGAACTTATGTGCTCTGTGTTTCCTGTGGGACCTTTCTTATGCCTTCTTGTCGAATAGGTAATAATTATAGTCACTAAATAATCTAAGAAatttaacaacaaaacaacgttaCATTCAAATACATAAACTCAcactctttatctctctctcccttcccttcatgcGTTTACAGTCACTAACTAACCTAAAACTTGAACAAACGAACATAACATTCAATAACAAATACatacttcttttctcccttgccCATTCATACGTTTACAATCACTAACTAACCTAAAAACTTGAACAAACCAACATAACATTCAATAACAAACACTTAcattccctctcgctctctctttcctctgcgCAGTATCATGTTCATGTTGTACTGCGCATTGAAGCTGTTCTGCGCTCTCATCTTGGTTATGGTCGACCTGCGCTTCAAGGTTCCAGCAACTAACCTCTGTCATAGTGTGTGCTGTCTGTTCCGTAACATTGAGGTGATCCTGCTGCTCTTCGTGGTGTTCATATCGGGTGAGTCTATCATTAGGGTAAGAATTCGATGCCTGAGAGTGTTTGAGAgtgcttgtgagagagagagagagagagagagagagagagagagagagagagagagagagagagagagagagagagagagagagagagagagagagagagtatatttaagctattttctttggaattcttctgttattttcatgagtttcttccacaacaacaacaatattaccacaaccaccatcattaccaccaccaccaccaccaccaccaccaccaccaacaacaacaacaacaacaataacaatatccaATTTAACAAACTCAAATATAATAAAACGAACATTTTCCTTctatcattccctcctttccttccctccttccctttcttccttccttccttccttctaatcCAACCAACCCACtcacttccacttcttcctgcTACTCTCTTGCTTCTTGCTTACctaacttccttctttccccttacctatcatccctttccttccccttacgtatcttccttctttacctttccaacccaacccaaccaagcCACTCACTTtcacatcctccttctcttcctcctcctcctccaactactaccattatttctaacgtaacccaacttaacctaacctaagctaatctaaGCTGACTTGACCAGATGTAATCACTTCAGtatcctcctactactactgcccttatttttaacctaacctaacccaacccactctcacatcctcctcctcttcctcctcctcctcctcctactactactactaccattacttctaAGCTAACCAAACTTTACGGTGCTTCCCTCCCCTTCGTCTCCTAGGCATGTGTTACGGCTTCATCGAGAACTTCCTGCCCCTTCATCTTCGGGACCTGGGCGCCACTAACTGGTTCATTGGCATCCTCACCACCATCGCCTCCTTCTCTGCCCTGCCGTTCCTTGCGCTGTCTGGCGGGATTTGCAAGAAGTTCGGGTACTTTCAGTCCATCGCCTTTGGTCTTCTGTGCTACTCCATCAGATGTGTGGGTGAGTATttagtgcgtgtgtgtttgtttgtgtgtgtttgaatgtgtgtgtgtgtgggacggagggagggagggagagaggatgatagagaggaagggagagaatgagagaagaacagatagtgaaagagagaaaaaaaagagcagagagaagaaaagggaagcgaAAACTATAAACGAGACGACTTAatcaagaagaaaggagaaggaacgagagaaaaagagaaagaaaataacaaaacaacttcagaaagaaagaaaagagaagagaaacacataaatattataaacaaaacaatttccCAGTTCACCTAacacattttcagcacaacaagaGGAAGGCAACAAACCATTTCTGTGGCATTTGCAAGACTCCCGCACAGTGAACGCCCCGCCCCACCGAGACGCGTTCACACAATTACCACTCATTCAGATCATCATGAGCAAGTGTTCCCTCCTatcccactccctcctctcccttcttccctccctcccttgctctctcctttcctccaacttTCGTCATTCTCTGTCATATTCaattgttatgattattatttttttttttttgtgtatgtgtcttctgtttcttcccttcctctctcttctctttcttttcttcctcgtcttcctcccttgttctctccttttctgcGTCTCTCGTCATTCTCTATCATATTcaattgctattattttttttttccgtgtgttttttcttttctcttttcttctctcctctcttccctttcttgctctctccttccctccatctttcctcattCATTGCACTCATATTCATTTGTTATCACTATTTCTTCTAAGTTTTCTTCCTtcgcttttctcctttcctctcttcttctttcttcccttcctcctcttcctacttgtgttctcctttccttcatttttatttattcttcgcAGACAcacccaaatttttttttttgttttgctccttctcttcctcctctttcttctcatccacCCTTCCTgtaccttcttttctccttttcttctcttctttactttctctcgcCATCTCTCACAGGcacacccttccttctctcctttctttttcccctcctcttgttctgttcctcgctcatcctttccttttttcgcTATATTTTACAGACAacaccctcttctcctcctcctacaaatacatttatttatttatttttttttaacaatctACCATGTTTGTTTTAGTTCATCGCTtaaaatttcgttttctttgtaagGTTAcgcaagttttctttttttcccttccttgtgtAGAGAAGGAATGttgatattttaagtattttttcacTGTTCAGCattgtgttcttcttcttcttcttcttcttcttcttcttcttcttcttcctcttctccttctacttctacttcttctcaACTTAAATCCTGTTcgggttctagtgacatattaacaagatctctacattattaacaggaaaaaacactcttgaaaacccggccaATCATCttagtggcctttgaaaatatgcattatgaagttacacaggtttttaaggctGTTTCTACGGTTctcgtgacagattaacagaatttctacattaatgacagcagaaacactcttgaggaccctgagagaacaaagcgcttCTGAGTATGAACACTGGACTGTTAAAGTTACGTAAGATCCAAAGGTCACTCAATGCGCGTAAGGACAGGTCGTCTAGGGGACCTTGGCAGCAAGGAAGTGAGGAGAGCGGGTGTCATGTGTCTCGAGTTATGAAGAGTGGCGGTGACAGCACTAAGGAATCATCTCCTCGTTGGCTACACTGCTTGATTGGCGCCCTAGTTCCACGCCTCCACGCCCACACATTCCatgctctcgctctctctctctctctctctctctctctctctctctgaaattattCGTTTAGTCTCTCATGGGCgtggctttctttctttttctttttcttttttataatttataatGCAGAATCGTTGTTAaaatatcattagaatcatgaaaacatcattaaaagcTCTGTAACCTCTACTAGATCCTGTTAATTATCACAGGacccataaaaacatccttaaaaactcaataccTTTCAATAGACTCtgtaaactatcactagaaccataaaaataccaataaaaacCTAACAATTTGTCATAGACTCTTAAAAATCACTAGAACTATGAAATCATCCCTGAAAACCCGATGATTTCCTTTAGACCCTGTACACAATctctagaaccatgaaaacacccttaaaaaacacgATAATTTCCACTAGACTCAATAAAACCATGGAAACACCCATAAAAATCCCAATAACCCGCATTAAAACCATGAACAATAACCAGGATAGGACAACAATACTTTTAAGAGTCCCCATCATCCCCCCAACTCTTAAGAACCTTCGCTATGGAAAGAAAGTCCTCGAATATTCGTGttcatgtcacacacacactgcatctaACTCCCGTCTTCTTTCTGGCGTGCATTCAGCCCTGCTTGGATGTGAAGGTCGTCAGGTGTAGTGCTAACCAGCCCAGATCTGCAGTTTCCTGTCGTCTCAGCTGTTCAATGCTAACTTTTTCTCACTTCCCTTAGCTACATGATTCTttgggatggggaggagggtgCTGTTACTTGCTGTCTATgctctctttgtttgtttatcgatctcggtgtttgtttgttttatctctttgtttgtcgacctgtttttttttgtctttctctctctgtctgtcagtctgtctatctctctgttatctctgtgtctgtctgtctttttgtctgtctaactgtttgtctatctttttAGCTGCTTATTtcctgtttgcctgtttgtctctctctctctctctctctctctctctctctctctctctctctctctctctctctctctctctctcttatcagtcTATCTCCCTTctcatctatttgtctatccatctttttctcctcttcacatctctttcttttttcccacttcTTTATTCGTGAAGAGATTGAAGGCGCATCtcttccggtgtgtgtgtgtgtgtgtgtgtgtgtgtgtgtgtgtgtgtgtgtgtgtgtgtgtgtgtgtgtgtgtgtgtgtgtgtgtgtgctctcgtcccctccctgccttgccAATCCAGCACTTTTCCTCTCACGaccctatcttcttttctctaatttcttttttcctgcatGAGTTCTATGAAATTCTCTCAGCGGACGGACACCTCCCAACTATTCcctcctgtcaccaccaccaccaccaccaccaccaccaccaccgccaccaccaccgccaccaccgccgccagcaTCCGGGTCTAAAATTTTTGTCCCGAATTTTTTCAAATGTTTTCGATGTCTAGttagtcagctagtcagttagtcaggca is a genomic window containing:
- the LOC135088977 gene encoding uncharacterized protein LOC135088977, with product MSTRRQLSWRARQGGERLRQESRKAAVSCCQDFLTLRLVPLKITFFVIMGATQCVDPFIPLLLRALGLTLEETGLVFAISPLIPIFAPLLAGLVADKIGNFRCILVFTVALSGVVSLVNIAIPPARTTLKHSPNISFSLTCEEGSFVLTPVPPASDGDECEFLDETLTVLSLEAKNCGYTCPDPAVVLPTKVMKDMKKMKVLQAVNSTLYHVCKVQGGVEDGGTQQKCFRKNLNKTRKAENMPRSFQIHNLILPLSGVTQIGGEISVLNYTMSKEAITSFECIKGVVPKKITIPKISLEETPRFEKDKASVSCHFHCLAQLPHKEACVKRPLSMEHNVALSFWFFVTINTLGKLLIGLSYTLFEVAVLAILKEYGFDYGLQRIYGSIGGMVFAPLSGLAIDYLGKGGRYTDYHIMFMLYCALKLFCALILVMVDLRFKVPATNLCHSVCCLFRNIEVILLLFVVFISGMCYGFIENFLPLHLRDLGATNWFIGILTTIASFSALPFLALSGGICKKFGYFQSIAFGLLCYSIRCVGYSAIKVYYWAAPFELLEGITTGLLVTSAIVYGKLLSSKTNMATLQGIMATLHYGLGKSAGSFLGGFLMAKLKAPLAFQIFSGIAIVAAFCYYLVGKLYIVPRQNKRLLQKLEVMKMPVETISRKEHRRSSRSQDLSNAGVSTLQRHGYKKRAAPKIKESQEREEEPPPLDETQMTQMTDLPNDTIASLNETVQEEEAKEKTEKTEDSAK